The Pyrus communis chromosome 9, drPyrComm1.1, whole genome shotgun sequence genome has a segment encoding these proteins:
- the LOC137745995 gene encoding protein BUD31 homolog 1-like has protein sequence MSSLTLSCLCTFSVLKQNKLFFFLLLETRSKREHADINFQIPKPPFRSAPPRFPPPPPPPPPQPSLLFIRYKMPKVKTNRVKYPEGWELIEPTLRELQAKMREAENDTHDGKRKCETLWPIFKIAHQKSRYIFDLYHRRKEISKELYEFCLDQGYADRNLIAKWKKPGYERLCCLRCMQPRDHNFATTCVCRVPKHLREEKVIECVHCGCRGCASGD, from the exons ATGTCGTCTCTAACGTTGTCGTGTCTTTGCACTTTTTCTGTTTTGAAGCAAAacaaattgtttttctttttgttgttggagACTCGTAGTAAAAGGGAGCACGCAGATATAAATTTCCAAATCCCTAAACCCCCCTTTCGCTCTGCTCCGCCTCGCTTcccgccaccgccaccgccaccgccaccgcaACCTTCTCTTCTCTTCATCAG GTATAAAATGCCGAAGGTAAAGACTAACAGAGTCAAATACCCAGAAGGTTGGGAACTAATTGAGCCTACGCTTCGCGAACTGCAAGCTAAGATGAGAGAAG CTGAGAATGATACTCATGATGGTAAGAGAAAATGTGAGACCTTGTGGCCTATTTTCAAAATAGCACATCAAAAGAGCCGCTACATTTTCGACCTTTACCACCGGAGAAAAGAAATTTCCAAGGAGTTATATGAGTTTTGTCTGGACCAAGGCTATGCTGATCGCAATCTAATTGCAAAGTGGAAAAAG CCTGGTTACGAACGGCTCTGCTGTTTAAGATGCATGCAGCCCCGGGACCATAACTTTGCCACCACATGCGTTTGCCGAGTTCCCAAGCATCTGAGGGAGGAGAAGGTTATCGAGTGTGTGCATTGTGGCTGTAGGGGCTGTGCCAGCGGAGATTGA
- the LOC137745433 gene encoding histidinol-phosphate aminotransferase, chloroplastic-like has product MGVIDIYNVSSLRLTTTRRPSCGIEGSRSRRVVAMASTIPVQQKEVNDGQQRLTGDSFIRPHLRNLSPYQPILPFEVLSTRLGRKPEDIIKLDANENPYGPPPEVIEALGALKFPYIYPDPESRRLRAALAKDSGLESDYILVGCGADELIDLIMRCVLDPGDKIVDCPPTFTMYEFDAAVNAASVIKVPRKTDFSLDVDVISDVVLQEKPKCIFLTSPNNPDGSIISDEILLKILELPILVVLDEAYIEFSGLESKMQWVKKHENLIVLRTFSKRAGLAGLRVGYGAFPLSIIEYLWRAKQPYNVSVTAEVSACAALQNPTYLETVKEALLQERERLFNLLKELPFLNPYPSYSNFILCEVAPGMDAKKLKEDLAKMGVMIRHYNNKELKGYVRVSVGKPQHTDALMDCLRSLSS; this is encoded by the exons ATGGGTGTCATTGATATATACAACGTTTCCTCGCTCCGATTAACCACCACCCGCAGGCCCAGCTGTGGAATCGAAGGGAGCAGAAGTAGGAGGGTGGTGGCTATGGCGTCCACAATCCCTGTGCAGCAGAAAGAAGTCAACGACGGTCAACAGCGTTTGACTGGCGACTCATTCATTCGACCCCATTTGAGGAACTTGTCTCCTTATCAGCCCATTTTACCATTCGAG GTTTTGTCAACCAGACTTGGAAGGAAGCCTGAGGACATCATCAAGTTAGATGCAAATGAAAACCCATATGGTCCTCCTCCGGAG GTTATTGAAGCTTTGGGTGCATTGAAATTCCCATATATTTATCCTGATCCTGAAAGCCGTCGATTACGTGCTGCCCTGGCAAAGGATTCGGGCCTTGAATCTGATTATATTCTCGTTGGGTGTGGTGCTGATGAGCTCATTGATTTGATTATGAG ATGTGTGCTTGATCCTGGTGACAAGATTGTTGATTGTCCACCAACGTTCACAATGTATGAATTTGATGCTGCAGTAAACGCAGCTTCTGTCATCAAAG TGCCAAGGAAGACGGATTTTAGCTTGGATGTAGACGTCATTTCAGATGTTGTTTTACAGGAAAAACCAAAATGCATATTCCTAACTTCTCCCAACAATCCAGATGGGAG TATAATCAGTGATGAGATTCTCTTGAAAATTCTTGAGCTTCCCATATTGGTGGTGCTGGATGAAGCATATATTGAGTTTTCAGGACTCGAATCAAAGATGCAATGGGTGAAAAAGCATGAGAATTTAATTGTTCTGCGAACATTTAGCAAACGAGCTG GCTTAGCTGGACTCCGTGTAGGATATGGAGCATTTCCGCTGAGCATAATTGAATACCTGTGGAGAGCTAAGCAACCATATAATGTGTCTGTTACTGCTGAAGTTTCTGCTTGTGCAGCATTGCAGAATCCCACCTATCTTGAG ACGGTGAAAGAAGCTTTGCTACAAGAGAGGGAGAGGCTTTTCAACCTTCTAAAGGAGCTGCCGTTTCTCAACCCGTATCCAAGCTATTCCAATTTCATTCTTTGTGAGGTTGCACCGGGAATGGATGCTAAGAAGCTGAAG GAGGACCTTGCGAAAATGGGAGTGATGATTCGTCACTACAACAACAAAGAGCTGAAGGGTTATGTTCGCGTATCTGTTGGGAAGCCTCAACACACAGATGCATTGATGGACTGCCTCAGAAGCTTGTCGTCTTAA